From a single Desulfurella sp. genomic region:
- a CDS encoding 3-methyl-2-oxobutanoate dehydrogenase subunit beta produces the protein MKISKDEIALPNNLACPGCGASLAMRLALKALGRNTVLVIPACCWTIINGPVGKNYAGVPVFHTAFETTAAVASGIKASFKMQGKDSINVVGWAGDGGTFDIGLQALSGAAERNDDIIYVCYDNEAYMNTGIQRSSATPYFAQTTTTPEGKDRPKKDLMAILAAHYVPYIASVSLAYPQDFIKKFEKAKSIKGFKFIHIFVPCPPGQKFLEDKTIEVAKLAVETGVFPLYEIIDGKYVLSKKPKFTDITEYLKLQGRYKNLTQENIEFLRQSIQKKWEYLNKRFNE, from the coding sequence ATGAAAATATCTAAAGATGAAATAGCTCTTCCAAATAATTTAGCCTGCCCTGGATGTGGTGCAAGTCTGGCAATGCGACTTGCGCTTAAAGCTTTAGGTAGAAATACTGTGCTTGTCATACCTGCATGTTGCTGGACAATTATAAATGGTCCTGTTGGTAAAAATTACGCAGGAGTTCCAGTATTTCATACAGCATTTGAAACTACAGCAGCTGTTGCAAGTGGCATTAAAGCATCCTTTAAGATGCAAGGTAAAGACAGCATAAATGTTGTAGGTTGGGCAGGTGATGGCGGTACATTTGATATCGGCTTGCAAGCTTTAAGCGGTGCAGCTGAGAGAAATGACGATATAATTTATGTTTGCTATGACAACGAAGCCTATATGAATACCGGTATTCAAAGAAGCTCTGCCACACCATACTTTGCTCAAACAACCACAACACCAGAAGGCAAAGATAGACCAAAGAAAGATTTAATGGCTATACTTGCTGCTCACTATGTACCCTATATTGCTTCTGTTTCGCTTGCATATCCACAGGATTTTATAAAAAAATTTGAAAAAGCAAAATCTATAAAAGGCTTTAAGTTTATACATATTTTTGTGCCCTGCCCGCCAGGCCAAAAATTTCTTGAAGATAAAACTATTGAAGTTGCAAAACTTGCTGTTGAAACCGGTGTATTCCCACTTTATGAGATAATAGATGGTAAATATGTGTTATCAAAAAAACCTAAATTTACTGATATTACAGAATACTTAAAACTGCAAGGTAGATACAAAAATTTAACACAAGAAAATATTGAATTTTTAAGACAATCAATTCAAAAGAAGTGGGAATATCTAAATAAACGTTTTAATGAATGA
- a CDS encoding radical SAM protein: MNELKWLAFEVTPKCNLNCIHCRTNANANLNEVLTYKQITQTIEDIDKRYKPVIVLTGGEPLLRSDIFEIAYFAKSKNWRVGLATNGTLVDEKLSLKIKAYFDIVSLSLDGSTAQIHDNFRAQEGAFDATINAAKLLAKHDIPFIINSSFTKRNQHDIENTYKLAKSLGAKSWYMFIIVPTGRGENLQSELISKNDYYKILKWHFKLELQEKTMFIRPTCAPEYYAIVDLYTKTHNVDYIRRSLSFSTGGAKGCIAGQSIAFIAFDGSVKPCSYFLRSAGNIIQNSFLDIWDNSPIFQNLRDFSKYTGKCKTCDYISMCGGCRARADAYFGDYLAIDPYCLFWSKNAGK, translated from the coding sequence ATGAATGAGCTTAAGTGGTTAGCGTTTGAAGTAACGCCAAAGTGTAATCTAAACTGTATCCATTGTCGCACAAATGCAAATGCTAATCTTAATGAAGTTTTAACATATAAACAAATAACACAAACTATTGAAGATATTGATAAGCGCTATAAGCCTGTGATTGTTTTAACAGGCGGAGAACCGCTTCTTAGATCAGATATTTTTGAGATAGCTTATTTTGCAAAATCTAAAAATTGGCGAGTAGGACTTGCTACAAACGGTACATTAGTTGACGAAAAGTTATCATTAAAAATTAAAGCCTATTTTGATATAGTTTCTTTATCTCTTGATGGCTCTACTGCACAAATACATGATAATTTTAGAGCACAAGAAGGTGCATTTGATGCTACAATAAATGCTGCAAAGCTTCTGGCTAAACATGATATCCCATTTATAATAAATTCTTCTTTTACAAAAAGAAACCAACATGATATAGAAAATACTTACAAACTGGCAAAATCTCTTGGGGCAAAAAGCTGGTATATGTTTATAATCGTGCCTACAGGCAGAGGTGAAAATTTACAAAGCGAACTAATTTCAAAAAACGATTACTATAAAATATTAAAGTGGCATTTTAAACTGGAGCTTCAAGAAAAAACTATGTTTATCAGACCTACTTGTGCACCTGAATATTATGCTATAGTTGATCTGTATACCAAAACACACAATGTAGACTATATCAGACGTTCACTTAGCTTTTCAACCGGTGGGGCAAAAGGTTGTATTGCAGGCCAATCAATCGCATTTATAGCATTTGATGGTTCAGTTAAACCATGCAGTTATTTTTTGCGATCTGCTGGGAATATTATACAAAATTCATTTTTAGATATATGGGATAATTCACCTATATTCCAAAACTTAAGAGACTTTAGCAAATACACTGGAAAATGTAAAACTTGCGATTATATTAGTATGTGTGGAGGATGCAGAGCAAGGGCTGATGCATATTTTGGCGATTACTTAGCAATTGATCCTTATTGTTTGTTTTGGAGCAAAAATGCTGGTAAATGA
- a CDS encoding MarC family protein — protein MTTNFNTAEFFSFALKSIVSIFAILNPFGALPVFVSLTQNYSQKDKHYIIRRSTYFVFGILTFFFLFGELIFKIFGINIGSLEVAGGILLSLVSINMVFGNPHKERTSKDELADLEDKENIALVPLAIPLLSGPGAIATVITLSTSVENLFLYIAIFIAIIIACFAVYFVLISSSYLNRFLGKIGIGIISRLMGIILLAISVQFIVNGLKVLFPAFLK, from the coding sequence ATGACAACTAATTTTAATACCGCTGAGTTTTTTTCTTTTGCATTAAAAAGCATTGTTTCTATTTTTGCAATACTAAACCCATTTGGAGCCTTGCCTGTTTTTGTAAGCCTTACTCAAAATTATTCTCAAAAAGATAAACACTATATTATAAGGCGTTCAACATATTTTGTTTTTGGAATATTAACATTTTTTTTCTTATTTGGCGAATTAATTTTTAAAATATTTGGGATTAATATAGGTTCACTGGAAGTAGCGGGAGGCATTTTGCTATCTTTAGTTTCTATTAATATGGTTTTTGGCAATCCTCATAAAGAGCGTACATCCAAAGATGAGCTTGCAGATTTGGAAGATAAAGAAAATATTGCACTTGTACCACTTGCTATACCCCTTTTATCTGGTCCTGGTGCAATTGCTACTGTTATTACACTTTCTACTTCAGTTGAAAATTTATTTTTATATATTGCGATATTTATAGCCATTATTATTGCGTGTTTTGCAGTATACTTTGTTCTAATCAGCTCTTCTTACTTAAATAGATTTTTGGGTAAAATCGGAATAGGTATAATTTCAAGGCTTATGGGTATAATATTGCTTGCAATATCTGTACAATTTATTGTAAATGGCCTAAAAGTACTGTTTCCAGCTTTTCTAAAGTAA
- a CDS encoding plasma-membrane proton-efflux P-type ATPase, with amino-acid sequence MNLLTKEEFKELSYEKIFERLETNERGLKPKEAQKRQQEFGFNEIPEKKQSLVVLFLKKFWGLTAWMLEFIIILSIFLKHYLDAYFIGALLLLNAILSFYQESKSSQAVEALKKQLAIKVRTLRDQWVLIDAREVTIGDIIRIRAGDFVPADVKIIDGMVGVDQSALTGESQLIQKTSNDILYSGSIIKNGECTAVVVFIGSNTYFGKTTQLVELAKPKLNIEHMITKVVKFLMVIVAGSLIVTFVVSYIRGENLFALLPLMLILLVSAIPVALPAMFTVSMALGSQQLSKKGILVTRLNASEDVASMTTLCADKTGTITENRLTLSKVKPVSGFSENDIYIYGALCSLEANHDPIDLAFINACKQKNIDLSGYEQINFIPFDPKLKRTQAVVKFNFQQIIITKGAYESICNVCPIIDHTLKSELDKTVSEWATNGYKTIAISIEKDSNIEFVGIAALYDPPRKDSSVFIKELRKLGVKIKMLTGDAKPIAKEIAKEVEIGDNIAEPQIIREAISSDAKKAYEIASKADGFCEVLPEDKFYIVKALQSGNEIVGMTGDGVNDAPALKQAEVGIAVSNATDIAKKAASVVLVQEGLGTIVNLIKMGRIIHHRVLNWIVNKIVKTFQTVVFVCIAYLITGKFVVSALDVVLLLFIIDFVTISFSTDNVRWSKKPEVFNIRPIVNVSIVIGILTVLESLIILYIADKYYSIFSNLDQLHSFGFGILLFSNIFNVFVIRERGHFWESVPSRVLLVSMLADFIVGVLMMSFGIIVHRVPFELVALLVFYLILASLFNDFVKVALSKLKNH; translated from the coding sequence ATGAATTTATTGACAAAAGAAGAGTTCAAAGAACTATCTTACGAAAAAATATTTGAACGGCTAGAAACAAACGAAAGAGGTTTAAAACCTAAAGAAGCTCAAAAAAGGCAACAAGAGTTTGGTTTTAATGAAATACCAGAAAAAAAGCAATCTCTTGTTGTTTTATTTTTGAAAAAATTTTGGGGCCTTACAGCATGGATGCTTGAATTTATAATTATTTTATCAATTTTTTTAAAACATTATTTGGATGCTTATTTTATAGGTGCATTGTTGCTACTTAACGCTATTCTGAGTTTTTACCAAGAATCTAAATCTTCTCAAGCAGTAGAAGCTTTAAAAAAACAACTTGCCATAAAGGTGCGCACACTTAGAGACCAGTGGGTATTGATTGATGCAAGAGAAGTAACTATTGGAGATATTATTAGAATTCGAGCAGGGGATTTTGTGCCTGCTGATGTAAAAATTATAGATGGTATGGTTGGTGTAGATCAATCTGCTCTTACAGGTGAATCTCAGCTTATACAAAAAACAAGCAATGATATACTGTATTCTGGATCAATAATAAAAAATGGTGAATGTACAGCGGTTGTTGTATTTATAGGCTCTAATACATATTTTGGAAAAACTACACAACTAGTTGAGCTTGCAAAACCAAAGTTAAATATAGAACATATGATTACAAAAGTAGTAAAATTTTTGATGGTTATTGTTGCAGGTTCTCTTATTGTAACTTTCGTAGTTTCCTATATTAGAGGAGAAAATCTCTTTGCACTTTTGCCTTTAATGCTTATTTTGCTTGTTAGCGCAATTCCTGTCGCACTACCTGCTATGTTTACTGTATCGATGGCACTTGGTTCACAACAGTTATCAAAAAAAGGTATATTGGTAACGAGACTCAATGCTTCAGAAGATGTAGCATCAATGACTACGCTTTGTGCAGATAAAACTGGTACGATTACTGAAAATAGATTGACTTTGTCAAAAGTTAAGCCAGTATCAGGTTTTAGTGAAAACGACATATATATTTATGGAGCTTTATGTAGTCTTGAAGCTAATCATGATCCAATAGATTTAGCATTTATTAATGCCTGTAAACAAAAAAATATAGATTTATCCGGCTATGAGCAAATAAATTTTATACCTTTTGATCCAAAATTAAAACGTACTCAGGCAGTTGTAAAATTTAATTTTCAGCAAATTATTATAACAAAAGGTGCATATGAAAGTATTTGCAATGTATGCCCTATTATAGATCACACTCTCAAATCTGAACTTGACAAGACAGTCAGCGAGTGGGCTACAAATGGTTACAAAACAATTGCTATATCTATAGAAAAAGATTCCAATATAGAATTTGTTGGTATAGCTGCATTATATGATCCACCCAGAAAAGATTCAAGTGTTTTTATAAAAGAATTAAGAAAACTTGGTGTTAAAATAAAAATGCTCACAGGAGATGCAAAACCTATAGCAAAAGAAATTGCAAAAGAAGTAGAAATTGGAGATAACATAGCTGAACCTCAAATTATAAGAGAAGCTATTTCTTCTGATGCAAAGAAAGCATATGAGATTGCAAGTAAAGCAGATGGGTTTTGTGAAGTTTTACCAGAAGATAAGTTTTACATAGTAAAAGCTCTGCAAAGTGGTAATGAGATTGTTGGTATGACAGGTGATGGTGTAAACGATGCACCAGCTTTAAAGCAAGCTGAAGTTGGGATTGCGGTAAGTAATGCAACAGATATTGCAAAAAAAGCAGCCAGTGTAGTTTTGGTTCAAGAAGGTTTGGGTACTATTGTTAATTTGATTAAAATGGGCCGAATAATTCATCATAGAGTATTAAACTGGATTGTAAATAAGATTGTCAAGACTTTCCAAACAGTTGTATTCGTATGTATTGCATATTTAATTACTGGAAAATTTGTAGTTTCTGCTTTAGATGTGGTTTTATTACTATTTATTATTGATTTTGTAACAATATCATTTTCTACGGATAATGTAAGATGGAGCAAAAAACCCGAGGTATTTAATATCAGACCCATTGTCAATGTAAGTATTGTAATTGGTATTTTAACTGTTTTAGAATCGTTGATTATATTGTATATAGCAGATAAGTATTATTCAATTTTTTCAAATTTAGACCAATTACACTCTTTTGGTTTTGGTATATTGCTCTTTTCCAATATTTTTAATGTATTTGTTATAAGAGAAAGAGGTCATTTCTGGGAATCTGTTCCAAGCAGGGTATTGCTTGTATCAATGCTTGCAGATTTTATAGTTGGTGTTTTAATGATGAGTTTTGGCATTATTGTTCACCGAGTTCCTTTTGAGTTGGTAGCTTTGCTTGTTTTCTATTTAATACTAGCATCTTTATTTAATGATTTTGTTAAAGTGGCTTTGAGTAAGCTAAAAAATCATTGA
- a CDS encoding molecular chaperone TorD family protein gives MNKFDCLSVLFLYPQKNIIEPYKNCAENFGLKLPELEDLQVEYTRLFINAYPKVIAPPYESFWREKEIYGETTIAIK, from the coding sequence ATGAATAAATTTGATTGCTTATCTGTATTGTTTTTGTATCCTCAAAAAAATATAATAGAGCCTTATAAAAATTGTGCTGAAAACTTCGGATTAAAATTACCCGAATTGGAAGATTTGCAGGTAGAATATACCAGACTTTTTATAAACGCATACCCAAAAGTTATTGCACCACCATACGAATCATTCTGGAGAGAAAAAGAAATTTACGGAGAAACTACAATTGCAATAAAAA
- a CDS encoding HIT family protein, with the protein MKECLFCKIYEQKSDVLFENDKFFVILDKFPVNPGHMLIIPIKHIESIEDLSDNDFFYLKKAISKSKEFIEKNDLKDLYENLSPINEKSLDFIENALKSSYISKKPDGYNFGLNEGEAAGQTISHLHFHLIPRYFNDVPNPTGGIRYVIYDKANYKS; encoded by the coding sequence ATGAAAGAATGTTTATTTTGTAAGATTTACGAACAAAAAAGCGACGTTTTATTTGAAAATGATAAATTTTTTGTAATTTTAGACAAATTCCCCGTAAATCCAGGTCATATGCTGATAATACCAATAAAACACATTGAATCAATTGAAGATTTAAGCGATAATGACTTTTTTTATTTGAAAAAAGCCATATCAAAATCAAAAGAATTCATTGAGAAAAATGACTTAAAGGATTTATATGAAAACCTTAGTCCTATAAACGAAAAATCTCTTGATTTTATAGAAAATGCGCTAAAAAGTTCATATATCTCAAAAAAACCTGATGGCTACAATTTTGGACTCAATGAAGGAGAAGCAGCAGGACAAACCATAAGTCATTTGCATTTTCATCTAATTCCAAGATACTTTAACGATGTGCCAAACCCAACAGGTGGCATTAGATATGTAATATACGATAAAGCAAATTACAAATCATAA
- a CDS encoding molecular chaperone TorD family protein translates to YAACNLDTSKNWHDLPDHIAAELAFYAYLEENDSAENHDIKLRLLEEHLKLWVNKFCEVIKNKTNLEYFKNLSILLEESIYKG, encoded by the coding sequence TTACGCTGCATGTAATTTAGATACAAGTAAAAACTGGCACGACCTACCAGATCATATTGCAGCTGAGCTTGCTTTTTACGCATATTTAGAAGAAAATGATTCGGCTGAAAATCATGATATAAAGTTGCGCTTGCTGGAAGAACATTTAAAACTTTGGGTCAATAAATTTTGCGAGGTTATAAAAAACAAAACAAACCTTGAGTATTTCAAAAATTTATCTATATTACTTGAAGAAAGTATTTATAAAGGTTAA
- a CDS encoding 2-oxoacid:acceptor oxidoreductase family protein produces the protein MKQIGLHGRGGQGVVVAGEILAQCYFDSGKYVQFMPSYGAERRGSPSHSYIRTDNNKIYQRYEIEEEDISVIFSLSVIDTAKLRENGILIINGSNFKVKEKKIDIYTVDANAIALSLGLGSPAIPIINTTILGAYCKVTNDFSFDILVNAIKSKIDKKADLNIEGARLAYDSVRYL, from the coding sequence ATGAAACAAATTGGTTTGCATGGTAGAGGTGGACAGGGTGTTGTAGTAGCAGGGGAAATACTTGCTCAGTGTTACTTTGATAGTGGTAAATATGTTCAGTTTATGCCATCTTATGGTGCAGAGCGCAGAGGTTCTCCATCACATTCTTATATTCGCACAGATAATAATAAAATTTACCAGCGCTATGAGATAGAAGAAGAAGATATTTCAGTTATATTTAGTCTCTCTGTAATAGATACTGCAAAATTGAGAGAAAATGGCATTTTAATCATAAATGGCTCAAACTTTAAAGTAAAAGAAAAAAAGATTGATATTTATACAGTGGATGCTAATGCTATTGCGCTATCACTTGGGCTTGGAAGCCCCGCAATTCCTATTATTAATACTACGATTCTTGGTGCTTATTGTAAGGTTACAAATGATTTTTCTTTTGATATATTAGTTAATGCTATAAAATCTAAAATTGATAAAAAAGCCGATTTAAATATAGAAGGTGCCAGGCTTGCATACGATAGTGTGAGGTATTTATGA
- a CDS encoding OmpP1/FadL family transporter, protein MLKKHVSLAVALAVGLSFGVANKSFATNGYYMTGLGAKQIALGGAVVANPQDASTILTNPAGISWLPTSSASVGGDIFVPLRYLNGQGSQSNVYVVPAAGVAINPKGCNCQESNFTWGIGMYGVSGMGVDWNNPNGFGMAAPLQKVYSNMQMMEMDIAGSYRIDGHLSIGFAPVFVYQAMSLEMDMNNEAIAKAYGYGSYAGGAPFATGTAVNSLNAQNAYGAGFNLGLVYKLNDMWQFGLAYQSKRWMQTLQWNTIPNAFNPATGQGMLGGMFDGYKVRMRLDMPQTIQFGVNFRPVNNLRIEADAKWINWSNVMDKVPITGVAGMNSWDFNWKNQWVYMLGVEYTPTPPLTLMAGFNYGKSPVPDGGQAFGNNIIAPAIVQTHLSFGASYSVTPSVQVTAAYQHAFEHKQSGTFDGMPISIKMHEDEFAVQLTYKF, encoded by the coding sequence ATGTTGAAAAAACATGTATCTTTGGCTGTTGCATTGGCGGTTGGTTTGAGTTTTGGTGTGGCAAATAAATCGTTTGCTACAAATGGTTATTATATGACAGGCCTTGGCGCAAAGCAAATTGCGCTGGGTGGTGCAGTGGTAGCTAATCCTCAGGATGCTTCCACAATTTTGACAAACCCAGCTGGAATATCTTGGCTTCCAACATCAAGTGCATCTGTTGGCGGCGATATTTTTGTACCACTTAGATACCTAAACGGCCAGGGCAGTCAATCAAATGTTTATGTTGTCCCGGCAGCTGGTGTTGCAATAAATCCAAAAGGATGTAATTGCCAGGAGTCAAACTTTACTTGGGGCATTGGCATGTATGGCGTATCCGGTATGGGTGTTGATTGGAATAATCCAAATGGTTTTGGTATGGCAGCACCTTTACAAAAGGTTTATTCAAACATGCAGATGATGGAGATGGATATAGCTGGATCATACAGAATAGATGGCCATTTATCCATAGGTTTTGCTCCAGTGTTTGTGTATCAGGCTATGTCACTGGAAATGGATATGAATAATGAAGCGATAGCAAAGGCTTATGGTTATGGGAGTTATGCCGGAGGTGCTCCTTTTGCTACAGGCACAGCCGTAAACTCTCTAAATGCTCAAAATGCCTATGGTGCAGGATTTAACCTAGGTCTTGTGTATAAGCTAAATGACATGTGGCAGTTTGGTTTGGCATACCAATCAAAACGCTGGATGCAAACACTCCAGTGGAATACTATACCTAACGCTTTCAATCCTGCAACAGGACAAGGAATGCTAGGTGGTATGTTTGATGGCTACAAAGTACGCATGAGACTTGATATGCCACAAACCATACAGTTTGGCGTAAACTTTAGACCTGTAAATAATTTACGTATTGAAGCAGACGCAAAATGGATAAACTGGTCAAATGTAATGGATAAAGTTCCAATTACTGGTGTAGCTGGCATGAATTCTTGGGATTTTAACTGGAAAAATCAATGGGTATACATGCTTGGCGTTGAATATACACCTACCCCTCCATTAACATTAATGGCTGGCTTTAACTATGGCAAAAGCCCAGTTCCAGACGGCGGCCAGGCTTTCGGTAATAACATTATAGCTCCAGCTATAGTTCAAACACACCTATCTTTTGGTGCCTCATATAGTGTAACTCCAAGCGTACAGGTAACTGCTGCATACCAGCACGCATTTGAACACAAACAAAGCGGCACTTTTGATGGCATGCCAATATCTATAAAAATGCACGAAGACGAATTTGCTGTTCAGTTAACATACAAGTTTTAA
- a CDS encoding Sir2 family NAD-dependent protein deacetylase, whose translation MLVNDYDAVLNIIKNSKTALFLTGAGMSADSGIPTFRDKEGYWRNFPVFKEKGLEAQELASPYSFEVRPQYAWAFYEWRRRNAHYNKPHEGYYVIVRLMKEVFKSSFIHTTNTDGYHLRSGADKDKVYEVHGSMWRLQCTRGLACSYFVQENYDVPLCDLDEKTMQASNLPYCPVCGSLLRPNILMFGDWDYIENEYQANNYYEFINECKYPDIIFLIGSSGAVPTNDYVANKFKFYGSKIITINPAIESTNICKPHIFLQEKAKNALLNIASMIF comes from the coding sequence ATGCTGGTAAATGATTATGATGCTGTGTTAAATATCATAAAAAATAGCAAAACTGCTCTTTTTTTAACCGGTGCTGGTATGAGTGCAGATTCGGGTATCCCTACATTTAGAGATAAAGAAGGTTACTGGCGCAATTTTCCAGTTTTTAAAGAAAAAGGTTTAGAAGCGCAAGAACTGGCAAGCCCTTACAGTTTCGAAGTAAGACCTCAGTATGCTTGGGCATTCTATGAATGGAGAAGGAGAAATGCTCATTACAATAAACCCCATGAAGGTTACTATGTTATTGTACGTTTGATGAAAGAAGTTTTTAAATCTTCCTTTATACATACAACTAATACAGATGGTTATCATTTACGCTCTGGAGCTGATAAAGACAAAGTTTACGAAGTTCATGGTTCCATGTGGAGATTGCAATGCACAAGAGGGCTTGCATGTAGCTATTTTGTACAAGAAAATTATGATGTTCCGCTTTGTGATTTAGATGAAAAAACTATGCAGGCAAGTAACCTCCCTTATTGTCCTGTATGTGGTAGTTTACTTAGACCAAACATATTGATGTTTGGAGATTGGGATTATATAGAAAATGAATATCAAGCAAATAATTACTATGAATTTATAAATGAGTGCAAATATCCAGATATAATTTTCTTGATAGGATCAAGTGGCGCAGTGCCAACGAATGATTATGTCGCAAATAAATTTAAATTTTATGGTTCTAAAATTATTACAATAAACCCAGCAATTGAATCTACAAATATCTGTAAACCCCATATTTTTTTGCAAGAAAAAGCAAAAAACGCATTATTAAATATTGCGTCAATGATTTTTTAG
- a CDS encoding winged helix-turn-helix domain-containing protein — protein MEEKKVLGRIWIDIDNKNFLGKGKVELLKKIDEYGSISKAAKDMKMSYKAAWDIVKEINTLAKSPILETKIGGEGGGGSVLTQKGKQLIAAFETIERDLNKFLKNAQNKINKLLQD, from the coding sequence TTGGAAGAAAAAAAAGTATTGGGTAGAATATGGATTGATATTGACAATAAGAATTTTTTAGGAAAAGGTAAAGTCGAGCTTTTGAAAAAAATTGATGAGTATGGTTCTATATCAAAAGCAGCAAAAGATATGAAAATGAGCTACAAAGCTGCATGGGATATTGTAAAAGAAATAAATACTTTAGCAAAATCTCCTATACTTGAAACAAAAATTGGCGGAGAAGGCGGTGGCGGATCTGTTCTAACACAAAAAGGCAAACAACTTATTGCTGCTTTTGAAACTATTGAAAGAGATTTAAATAAGTTCTTAAAAAATGCTCAAAATAAAATCAACAAACTACTTCAAGACTAA
- a CDS encoding transketolase C-terminal domain-containing protein — MKKVLGGNDAVSQAVSVCDVEVISAYPITPQTSIIEKIADLIYAKQIKAQFIKVESEHSAMAACIGASIAGSRTFTATSSQGLLLMHEVLHWASGARLPIVLANANRAIAPGWNIWAEATDSLSQRDTGWVQLYAANSQEVYDFIIMAFAVAERALFPVMVCLDGFLLTHTKEPVEILEHETVKQLLPKIKRDTLDPANPKAYGALAFPKDYYIIKKGQHLDMLKVLDIFDNVSLEFKKITNRHYNPVEVYPKPDSQYSIVALGTLSQTAMLAVDNLRKDDIDVNLVKINMLRPFPQQLLKQLLSDKKLIVVFDRDISHGKSGIVKDEIAGGLDLCNVVGFVGGLGGDKITESTIANAFLDAKNAQIKGLFL; from the coding sequence ATGAAAAAAGTATTAGGCGGAAATGATGCAGTTTCACAAGCTGTGTCAGTTTGCGATGTAGAAGTTATAAGTGCATACCCAATAACACCACAAACCTCAATAATAGAAAAAATCGCTGATTTAATTTATGCCAAACAAATAAAAGCTCAATTTATTAAAGTAGAATCAGAACACTCAGCAATGGCAGCTTGCATTGGTGCATCCATTGCTGGCTCAAGGACATTTACAGCAACAAGCTCTCAAGGGCTACTTCTAATGCACGAAGTTTTACACTGGGCAAGTGGTGCCAGACTGCCAATTGTGCTTGCCAATGCAAACAGGGCAATAGCTCCTGGTTGGAATATTTGGGCTGAAGCTACAGATTCTCTTTCTCAAAGAGACACTGGATGGGTTCAATTGTATGCTGCAAACTCTCAAGAAGTTTATGATTTTATAATAATGGCTTTTGCGGTAGCTGAAAGAGCTCTTTTTCCTGTTATGGTTTGCCTGGATGGTTTTTTGCTTACACACACAAAAGAACCTGTTGAAATTTTAGAACATGAAACAGTCAAGCAATTGCTTCCAAAAATTAAACGCGATACACTAGATCCAGCAAACCCAAAAGCATATGGTGCACTCGCCTTTCCAAAAGACTATTATATTATAAAAAAAGGGCAACACTTAGATATGCTTAAAGTTTTAGATATTTTTGACAATGTTTCACTTGAGTTTAAAAAAATTACAAATAGACACTATAATCCAGTTGAAGTTTATCCAAAGCCAGATAGTCAGTATTCTATAGTAGCTTTGGGAACGCTTAGTCAAACTGCAATGTTAGCTGTAGATAACCTAAGAAAAGACGACATTGATGTTAACCTTGTTAAAATAAATATGTTAAGACCATTTCCTCAACAACTATTAAAACAATTGCTAAGTGATAAAAAGCTTATCGTGGTATTTGATAGAGATATCTCACATGGCAAAAGTGGTATTGTAAAAGACGAAATTGCTGGTGGCTTGGATCTGTGCAATGTTGTTGGCTTTGTGGGAGGTCTTGGTGGCGACAAAATTACAGAATCTACAATTGCTAATGCCTTTTTAGATGCAAAAAATGCTCAGATAAAAGGATTATTCTTGTGA
- a CDS encoding ubiquinol-cytochrome c reductase iron-sulfur subunit has translation MDRRDLFVLGAKVILAGFVGFIGLDFALGGNNTKRLVRFLKDELKKGSNNDGVNYKDSVFLIDRDNKIVALNAHCTHLGCIVKWHNDKKEFICPCHGSVYDAWGNRVSGPAPRGLYHLKYKVEPTEIVVNYINKMA, from the coding sequence ATGGATAGAAGAGATTTATTTGTACTCGGTGCAAAAGTTATACTTGCTGGTTTTGTAGGTTTTATAGGGTTGGATTTTGCCCTTGGAGGTAACAATACTAAACGACTGGTACGATTCTTGAAGGACGAATTAAAAAAAGGTTCCAATAACGATGGTGTTAATTATAAAGATAGTGTATTTTTAATAGACCGCGACAATAAAATAGTAGCGCTAAACGCACACTGTACACACTTGGGCTGTATCGTAAAATGGCACAATGATAAAAAAGAATTTATATGTCCTTGCCATGGCAGTGTCTATGACGCATGGGGGAATCGCGTATCTGGTCCAGCACCGCGTGGTCTTTATCATTTAAAATACAAGGTTGAGCCAACCGAAATAGTGGTAAATTATATCAATAAAATGGCGTGA